A genomic window from Vicinamibacterales bacterium includes:
- a CDS encoding response regulator transcription factor, giving the protein MKHGRGVPVAAEGEGRRVLVVDDEPGLRRMLSDRLRAEGYRVDTAEDGGIAATMARAAAYDVIVLDLMLPYRDGIEVCRDLRRDGADTPVLMLTARDAVADKVRGLKAGADDYLTKPFECSELLARLEALLRRRTRAEPLEYRFGDVVVRPVAGQVLRDGRPVKISAQELKLLTHLVRHPGVLYSRDQLLDAVWGYQATPETRTVDVHVSWLRQKLEPDPHHPRHIVTVFGLGYRFEGGDADR; this is encoded by the coding sequence ATGAAGCACGGACGGGGAGTCCCGGTCGCGGCCGAGGGCGAGGGCCGCCGCGTGCTGGTCGTGGACGACGAACCCGGCCTCCGCCGGATGCTGTCGGATCGGCTGCGCGCGGAGGGCTACCGCGTGGACACGGCCGAGGACGGCGGCATCGCGGCCACCATGGCGCGGGCGGCGGCCTACGACGTGATCGTGCTCGACCTGATGCTGCCCTACCGCGACGGCATCGAGGTGTGCCGGGATCTGCGGCGCGACGGCGCCGACACGCCCGTGCTGATGCTCACGGCCCGCGACGCGGTGGCCGACAAGGTCCGGGGGCTGAAGGCCGGCGCCGACGACTACCTCACCAAGCCGTTCGAGTGCAGCGAGCTGCTCGCGCGCCTCGAGGCGCTGCTCAGGCGCCGCACGCGCGCCGAGCCGCTCGAATACCGGTTCGGTGACGTCGTGGTCCGGCCCGTGGCCGGGCAGGTGCTGCGCGACGGACGCCCGGTGAAGATCTCGGCGCAGGAGCTGAAGCTGCTGACGCACCTGGTGCGCCATCCGGGCGTGCTCTACTCGCGCGACCAGCTGCTCGACGCGGTGTGGGGCTACCAGGCCACCCCCGAGACGCGCACCGTGGACGTGCACGTGAGCTGGCTGCGCCAGAAACTGGAGCCGGATCCTCACCACCCGCGCCACATCGTGACGGTGTTCGGCCTCGGCTACCGCTTCGAAGGCGGCGACGCCGACCGCTGA
- a CDS encoding retropepsin-like aspartic protease, translating to MPFGRAALFTLSCLLPALGADASSVPLEPFGRGLWTVAVSAGPSAPTWRFLVDTGASRTVLDATAARRGGIPVAPGARLVTPAGTVDAGLATLAELRLNGRVRTALRVVVVDLSALGRPPVLDGILGMDVLDGDHVVFDFAHGRLGFPAAAEAAALSAGTPVPIREVGGRLIVEARVNGAARDLVLDSGAEVAVIYDAGAGGGTRLATAGGPARGRSVETLVALGRLPLGLMRALLVAAPAGRTGAAGVLPAARFTWIHLDRTAGVVRLVPRPTAPGRG from the coding sequence ATGCCGTTCGGCCGTGCCGCCCTCTTCACGCTGTCGTGCCTCCTGCCTGCCCTCGGGGCGGACGCCTCGTCGGTTCCCCTCGAGCCCTTCGGGCGCGGCCTCTGGACCGTCGCCGTCTCGGCCGGCCCGTCGGCCCCGACGTGGCGGTTCCTGGTCGATACCGGCGCCTCCCGTACGGTCCTGGACGCCACGGCCGCGCGGCGCGGTGGGATTCCCGTGGCGCCCGGCGCGCGCCTCGTCACGCCGGCCGGGACCGTGGATGCCGGACTCGCGACCCTGGCCGAGCTTCGGCTGAACGGGCGCGTGCGCACGGCGCTCCGCGTGGTCGTCGTGGATCTGTCGGCCCTCGGCCGCCCGCCCGTCCTCGACGGCATCCTCGGCATGGACGTGCTGGATGGCGACCACGTCGTGTTCGACTTCGCGCATGGGCGCCTCGGCTTCCCGGCTGCCGCCGAGGCCGCCGCGCTGTCCGCGGGCACCCCCGTCCCGATCCGCGAGGTCGGCGGCCGCCTGATCGTCGAGGCGCGCGTCAACGGCGCCGCCCGCGACCTGGTGCTCGACTCGGGCGCCGAGGTGGCCGTGATCTACGATGCGGGCGCCGGTGGCGGCACGCGCCTGGCCACGGCGGGCGGACCGGCTCGCGGGCGGAGCGTCGAGACGCTGGTGGCGCTCGGGCGCCTGCCGCTCGGCCTGATGCGGGCCCTGCTGGTCGCGGCGCCCGCGGGCAGGACGGGCGCGGCCGGCGTGCTGCCGGCGGCCCGCTTCACGTGGATCCACCTCGATCGCACGGCGGGCGTGGTGCGGCTGGTCCCGCGTCCGACCGCGCCGGGCCGCGGTTGA
- a CDS encoding winged helix-turn-helix domain-containing protein, which produces MARYRFADVELDVDRFAVTRAGERRALEPKALEVLRVLVERPGRLVTRDELLDGVWPGVAVTPNALTRVVAQLRRELGDDAGDAKYIETVPTRGYRFIAPVEEVPADAPVIPARPVAPPAPADAAPAPGAPGRRAPWAAAVFAVLAAAVVAAVVLARSRAGDAPAVVAADPVSLAPIAGETGDVTAAVFSPDGRWLALVSDRSGEDEIYRRDLSAATSTPVTADGMRNVHPSWSPDGSAIAYHSVIRKGIWVIPAAGGAARQVAAFGSRPAWSPDGQWIAFQSDELLTDLAQPGSRLWMAPADGRGPARPLTTEGDPPGGHGAPLWAPDGADVYFMAFRNGPIDVWSVRVATGLVTKRTAALSFRLQALVPTRSGLSAIGPDRFMGGRQLLSVPVGDSAPLSPLPTVLADLPGDILGLSLAPGGRTAALVVADYRKAVRAVPVTAAGAPRGEPRTIAHGGHPAVSPDGTAVAYDRATEVRVVGIDGTADRVVRTGGRRVAYPSWRSARSLFLLRWTGLEPVLVDVDLETGAVTDRVRLPEAATFPRVAPDGDTLLVTLGEPLNSLLKGSVSTGTCAAWTALDGYAFGVWSPDGRLLALERKVGPDMPMYVADAGTLAARPVSPPRGQFWPGSFSPDGKYIATAVVGPDGVWNIESLEVATGVRIPVTHTASTRVVARYPAWSPRGDVIVYDETTTTGAPYLLSLTGAASGPRR; this is translated from the coding sequence GTGGCCCGCTATCGCTTCGCCGACGTCGAGCTGGACGTCGACCGCTTCGCCGTCACGCGCGCGGGCGAACGCCGGGCCCTGGAGCCCAAGGCGCTCGAGGTGCTCCGTGTCCTCGTGGAGCGGCCCGGCCGCCTCGTGACCCGCGACGAACTCCTCGACGGGGTGTGGCCGGGCGTCGCCGTGACACCCAACGCCCTCACGCGCGTCGTCGCGCAGTTGCGGCGCGAGCTGGGCGACGATGCGGGCGACGCGAAGTACATCGAGACCGTGCCCACGCGCGGCTACCGCTTCATCGCGCCGGTGGAGGAGGTGCCCGCGGACGCGCCCGTCATCCCCGCCCGGCCGGTGGCGCCGCCCGCGCCCGCCGACGCGGCGCCGGCACCCGGCGCTCCGGGACGGCGCGCCCCGTGGGCGGCCGCCGTGTTCGCGGTCCTGGCGGCGGCCGTCGTGGCCGCCGTCGTGCTGGCCCGGTCACGCGCCGGCGACGCCCCTGCGGTCGTCGCGGCGGACCCCGTGTCGCTCGCACCCATCGCCGGCGAGACCGGCGACGTCACCGCGGCGGTCTTCTCGCCCGACGGCCGGTGGCTCGCCCTCGTGTCGGACCGGAGCGGGGAAGACGAGATCTACCGGCGGGACCTGTCGGCCGCCACCTCCACGCCGGTCACGGCCGATGGCATGCGCAACGTGCACCCGTCGTGGTCGCCCGACGGATCCGCGATCGCCTACCACTCGGTGATCAGGAAGGGCATCTGGGTCATCCCGGCGGCGGGTGGCGCCGCGCGGCAGGTGGCTGCCTTCGGATCGCGTCCGGCCTGGTCGCCGGACGGGCAGTGGATCGCCTTCCAGTCCGACGAGCTCCTGACCGATCTGGCGCAGCCCGGGTCGCGGCTGTGGATGGCGCCCGCCGATGGACGTGGCCCGGCGCGGCCGCTGACGACCGAGGGCGATCCACCCGGCGGGCACGGCGCCCCGCTCTGGGCGCCCGACGGCGCCGACGTCTACTTCATGGCCTTCAGAAACGGCCCCATCGACGTCTGGTCGGTGCGCGTGGCGACGGGCCTCGTCACCAAGCGGACGGCCGCGCTGTCGTTCCGCCTCCAGGCGCTCGTGCCGACCCGGTCGGGCCTGAGCGCGATCGGGCCCGATCGCTTCATGGGCGGCCGGCAGCTGCTGAGCGTCCCCGTGGGCGATTCGGCGCCGCTGTCGCCGCTGCCAACCGTCCTCGCCGACCTGCCCGGCGACATCCTGGGCCTGTCCCTGGCGCCCGGCGGCCGCACGGCCGCCCTCGTCGTCGCCGACTACCGCAAGGCGGTGCGGGCCGTGCCGGTGACGGCGGCCGGCGCGCCGCGCGGCGAGCCGCGGACGATCGCCCACGGGGGCCATCCGGCCGTGTCGCCCGACGGCACGGCGGTCGCCTACGACCGCGCCACCGAAGTGCGTGTCGTGGGGATCGACGGCACGGCGGACCGCGTCGTCAGGACCGGCGGCCGACGGGTGGCGTATCCGTCGTGGCGCTCGGCGCGGTCGCTCTTCCTGCTCCGCTGGACCGGGCTGGAGCCGGTGCTGGTGGACGTGGACCTCGAGACCGGCGCGGTCACCGATCGCGTGCGGCTGCCCGAGGCGGCGACGTTCCCCAGGGTCGCCCCCGACGGCGACACGCTGCTCGTCACGCTGGGCGAGCCGCTGAACTCGCTCCTCAAGGGCTCGGTGTCGACGGGCACCTGCGCGGCGTGGACGGCACTCGACGGCTACGCCTTCGGCGTCTGGTCGCCCGACGGACGCCTCCTCGCGCTGGAACGCAAGGTGGGACCGGACATGCCGATGTACGTGGCCGACGCCGGGACGCTCGCGGCCCGTCCCGTCTCGCCGCCTCGCGGCCAGTTCTGGCCCGGGTCGTTCTCGCCCGACGGGAAGTACATCGCCACGGCGGTCGTCGGGCCGGACGGCGTGTGGAACATCGAGAGCCTCGAGGTCGCGACGGGCGTCCGGATCCCGGTGACGCACACGGCGTCCACGCGCGTCGTCGCCCGCTACCCGGCCTGGTCGCCACGGGGCGACGTGATCGTCTACGACGAGACGACGACCACCGGCGCGCCGTATCTCCTGAGCCTCACCGGGGCGGCCTCCGGGCCGCGCCGGTGA
- a CDS encoding DUF4832 domain-containing protein: MPARIGLVAVVLTCLAACAGSASAGIGDAQAVPRAPYAPTVRYLPAPGDVPNPERGFFRQFTPFRLGTEEQPFDDRTLAAVRAEGLSMIRAYFVIDEFRTAPIATAALDHINTDFAAVRRAGLKIVPRFTYNFPGIGRAADALDAPLDRVLEHLDQLAPVLVANADVIAFMETGFVGAWGEWHSSSSGLLEPDHSLNTRSAAILARLLSVLPATRMTALRYAFHKQQLYGPLPLTPSNVYRGSPQARVGAHNDCLASGPTDTGTYSPPSRFAQSIDALKTYLGLDNRFVPQGGETCGADGDPVILAPEAHCASALVDLARMRWSTLHLGYHPAIIALWQQEGCVDEIRSRLGYRFRLLDAHVTAQAQAGRRWGMALRLVNDGWAAPYNPRLVELVLRHEGSGRLIRFPLTEDPRFWGAGETRLLSFSTVLPPDLEDGDYDVLLDLPDPERGLYGVPAYSIRLANDGVWEPDTGFNDLHARVHVRLLEDTRPNQCAGDDRRDPVRRCP, from the coding sequence ATGCCGGCGCGAATCGGTCTCGTCGCCGTCGTGCTGACGTGCCTGGCCGCGTGTGCCGGGAGCGCATCGGCCGGCATCGGCGACGCGCAGGCTGTGCCGCGCGCGCCCTACGCACCCACGGTCCGCTACCTGCCGGCGCCCGGCGACGTCCCGAATCCCGAGCGGGGGTTCTTCCGGCAGTTCACGCCGTTCCGGCTGGGCACCGAGGAGCAGCCGTTCGACGACCGCACGCTCGCGGCGGTCCGGGCCGAAGGGCTGTCGATGATCCGGGCCTACTTCGTGATCGACGAGTTCAGGACCGCGCCGATCGCGACCGCCGCGCTCGACCACATCAACACCGACTTCGCCGCCGTCCGGCGCGCGGGGCTCAAGATCGTCCCGCGCTTCACCTACAACTTTCCGGGCATCGGCCGCGCGGCCGATGCGCTGGACGCGCCGCTCGACCGGGTGCTGGAACACCTCGATCAGCTCGCGCCCGTCCTCGTCGCCAACGCCGACGTCATCGCCTTCATGGAGACGGGGTTCGTGGGGGCCTGGGGCGAGTGGCACAGCTCGTCGTCGGGCCTGCTGGAACCCGACCACAGCCTGAACACACGCTCGGCCGCGATCCTGGCGCGCCTGCTCTCGGTGCTGCCGGCCACGCGGATGACGGCCCTCCGCTATGCGTTCCACAAGCAGCAGCTGTACGGGCCCCTCCCGCTCACGCCGTCCAACGTCTATCGCGGTTCGCCGCAGGCGCGGGTCGGCGCCCACAACGACTGCCTCGCCTCGGGCCCGACCGACACCGGCACCTACTCGCCGCCGTCGCGCTTCGCGCAGTCGATCGACGCGCTGAAGACCTACCTGGGTCTCGACAACCGCTTCGTGCCGCAGGGCGGCGAGACCTGCGGGGCGGACGGCGATCCGGTGATCCTGGCGCCCGAAGCCCACTGCGCGAGCGCCCTCGTCGATCTCGCGCGCATGCGCTGGAGCACCCTGCACCTCGGCTATCACCCGGCCATCATCGCCTTGTGGCAGCAGGAAGGCTGCGTCGACGAGATCCGGTCGCGGCTGGGTTACCGGTTCCGGCTGCTCGACGCGCACGTGACGGCGCAGGCGCAGGCCGGGCGGCGGTGGGGGATGGCGCTGCGCCTCGTCAACGACGGGTGGGCCGCGCCCTACAACCCGCGGCTCGTCGAGCTCGTGCTCCGGCACGAGGGAAGCGGCCGGCTGATACGGTTCCCACTCACCGAGGACCCGCGGTTCTGGGGGGCGGGCGAGACGCGGCTCCTGTCGTTCTCGACCGTCCTGCCGCCGGATCTCGAAGACGGCGACTACGACGTGCTGCTCGACCTGCCCGATCCCGAGCGCGGTCTCTACGGCGTGCCCGCCTACAGCATCCGGCTCGCCAACGACGGGGTGTGGGAACCGGACACGGGCTTCAACGACCTCCACGCCCGGGTGCACGTGCGCCTCCTCGAGGACACACGGCCCAACCAGTGCGCGGGCGACGACCGGCGCGACCCCGTCCGCCGCTGCCCGTAG
- a CDS encoding amidohydrolase family protein → MTRRLAGALVLAAIAIGAWPGREALTAQPAPPADLVLVNGKVITVDPRDAIAEAVAIRDGRIVAVGTTAEIRARAGAATEVVDLGGRAVTPGLIDGHVHFTEVDALFNVDLGDPAITSMDDVLARVAAQVAKTRPGEWIRGRGWDEGKLKERRHITAADLDKVSPNNPVWLTNTTGHYGVGNSYAMKIAELRKGTPDPPAGTILHTDDGEPNGVLLEAAQNLITRHVPPMTREQQKAGIARIVQDFNAEGMTGAKDPGISDLKWELYNELLKEGRLTVRVFALWAGPRRIEDAPAVQRRVNANPRPPASLGDGMLVSGGVKMYMDGSGGARTAWMHEDWNRNLTDVDTGNVGYPATPPDQYRAIVTGFHDNGVHVSTHAIGDQAIDWVVDTYAQALARRPTRGLRHGIIHANVPSDHAIDEMARLQRDYDAGFPEASAGFMWWIGDNYAGNFGPRRNLRMKPLHTWFTRGIHWAGGSDFAVTPFAARYGLWASVARETLNGTFGKTPFGMDEAVDVRTALKSYTIWAAHQIFLDDRVGSIEVGKDADLAVWDRDPYTVPTAALKDMKAELTLVKGRAVHRGAAFPASSRPR, encoded by the coding sequence ATGACTCGACGACTGGCTGGAGCGCTCGTGCTCGCCGCGATCGCCATCGGCGCGTGGCCCGGACGCGAGGCCCTCACGGCGCAGCCGGCGCCGCCCGCGGATCTCGTGCTGGTCAACGGCAAGGTGATCACGGTCGATCCCCGGGACGCGATTGCCGAGGCGGTGGCCATCCGGGACGGCCGCATCGTGGCCGTGGGCACCACGGCCGAGATCCGGGCCCGCGCCGGCGCTGCCACCGAGGTCGTGGACCTGGGCGGCCGGGCCGTCACGCCCGGCCTGATCGACGGCCACGTCCATTTCACCGAGGTGGACGCCCTGTTCAACGTGGATCTGGGCGACCCGGCCATCACGTCGATGGACGACGTCCTGGCGCGCGTCGCGGCCCAGGTGGCCAAGACGCGGCCCGGCGAGTGGATCCGGGGACGGGGCTGGGACGAAGGGAAGCTCAAGGAGCGGCGCCACATCACGGCGGCCGACCTCGACAAGGTCTCGCCCAACAACCCCGTGTGGCTCACCAACACGACCGGCCACTACGGCGTCGGCAACAGCTACGCGATGAAGATCGCCGAGCTCCGGAAGGGCACGCCGGATCCACCGGCCGGGACCATCCTGCACACCGACGACGGCGAGCCCAACGGCGTGCTGCTGGAGGCGGCCCAGAACCTGATCACCCGTCACGTCCCGCCGATGACGCGCGAGCAGCAGAAGGCGGGCATCGCCCGGATCGTCCAGGACTTCAACGCCGAGGGCATGACCGGCGCGAAGGATCCCGGCATCTCCGACCTGAAGTGGGAGCTCTACAACGAGCTCCTGAAGGAGGGCCGCCTCACCGTGCGCGTCTTCGCGCTCTGGGCGGGACCGCGGCGGATCGAAGACGCGCCCGCCGTCCAGCGCCGCGTGAACGCGAACCCGCGGCCGCCGGCGTCGCTCGGCGACGGGATGCTCGTCTCGGGCGGCGTGAAGATGTACATGGACGGCAGCGGCGGCGCCCGCACGGCCTGGATGCACGAGGACTGGAACAGGAACCTCACCGACGTCGACACCGGCAACGTCGGCTACCCGGCGACGCCGCCGGACCAGTACCGGGCGATCGTCACCGGCTTTCACGACAACGGCGTGCACGTCAGCACGCACGCCATCGGCGACCAGGCCATCGACTGGGTGGTGGACACCTACGCGCAGGCCCTCGCCCGGCGGCCGACGCGGGGGCTGAGGCACGGCATCATCCACGCCAACGTGCCGAGCGACCACGCCATCGACGAGATGGCGCGGCTGCAGCGTGACTACGACGCCGGCTTCCCCGAGGCCTCGGCCGGCTTCATGTGGTGGATCGGCGACAACTACGCCGGCAACTTCGGCCCGCGGCGCAACCTGCGGATGAAGCCCCTCCACACGTGGTTCACGCGCGGCATCCACTGGGCCGGCGGCTCGGACTTCGCCGTGACGCCCTTCGCCGCGCGCTACGGCCTGTGGGCGTCGGTGGCCCGCGAGACCCTCAACGGCACGTTCGGGAAGACGCCGTTCGGGATGGACGAGGCCGTGGACGTTCGCACCGCGCTCAAGTCCTACACGATCTGGGCGGCGCACCAGATCTTCCTCGACGACCGCGTCGGGTCGATCGAGGTGGGGAAGGACGCCGACCTGGCCGTCTGGGATCGCGATCCGTACACGGTGCCGACGGCCGCGCTGAAGGACATGAAGGCGGAGCTGACGCTCGTCAAGGGCCGCGCCGTCCACCGCGGCGCGGCGTTCCCGGCCTCGTCGCGCCCGCGATGA
- a CDS encoding VWA domain-containing protein, with amino-acid sequence MLDTLSSLLLGVRWVVLGQGEFRLAPPPGVLLAAGLAVVAIGATVITYRRAPRRLTTRDRVVLVGLRTALVALLLLCLFRPMLVLRAAVPHQNVVGVLLDDSRSMRIADRDGQPRSRYVLEQFGAADQGLRRALGERFTVRTMRFSSGVNAAPSGADLTFDGTNTRLAAALDEARQQLAGVPLAGLVVVSDGADTTGDAVEPALLALKAAGVPVFAIGVGRDTAERDIQVGRVTAPRTVLAGTTLLLDALVTAHGYAGQSLTVDVLDGSRLVGSQAFTVAPDGQPTTVRVRFTAEDPGPRVFTFRVAPQPGELLAENNVRDVLVDVRDEREKILYFEGEPRFEMKFLRRAVDEDKHLQLVVLQRTADNKYMRLEVDDPDELIGGFPKSRDELFKYRGVVLGSIEAAAFTGDQLAMLTEFVDRRGGGLLMLGGPRSFSEGGYAGTALGDALPVELTRMTPPAEPLVTRIAVRPTRAGNGHAVSQIAATEAASATRWTELPELTTVNTVDTVKAGATTLLSAADGRRERPVLAFQRFGRGKSGAFTPQDSWLWQMHASIPVEDQTHEIFVRQLMRWLVDGVPEPVELTTAADRVDPGQSIALTAEIADPSFVAVNDASVTATVTAPDGSTATVPLTWNGQRDGVYTGTAPTSVAGWYEATVEATRGETSLGRSTAHVNAGPGDAEFAEATRQMAALTRLADDTGGRAYTPETAEALVEDIKYTGRGITSVEERELWNAPIVLLLLLGLLSAEWGYRRAVGLS; translated from the coding sequence GTGCTCGACACGCTTTCTTCCCTGCTCCTCGGCGTCCGGTGGGTCGTCCTCGGCCAAGGCGAGTTCCGGCTGGCTCCGCCCCCGGGCGTCCTGCTGGCCGCGGGTCTCGCCGTGGTGGCCATCGGCGCCACCGTCATCACGTACCGCCGCGCCCCGCGGCGGCTCACGACCCGCGACCGCGTGGTGCTCGTGGGCCTGCGGACGGCGCTGGTCGCCCTGCTGCTGCTGTGCCTGTTCCGGCCGATGCTGGTGCTGCGCGCGGCCGTGCCCCACCAGAACGTCGTCGGCGTGCTGCTGGACGATTCCCGGAGCATGCGGATCGCCGATCGCGACGGGCAGCCACGCAGCCGCTACGTCCTGGAACAGTTCGGGGCCGCGGACCAGGGCCTCCGGCGCGCGCTGGGCGAGCGCTTCACGGTCCGCACGATGCGCTTCTCGAGCGGCGTGAACGCGGCGCCGTCCGGCGCGGACCTGACCTTCGACGGCACCAACACGCGCCTGGCCGCGGCCCTGGACGAGGCACGCCAGCAGCTCGCGGGCGTGCCGCTGGCCGGGCTCGTGGTGGTGAGCGACGGCGCCGACACGACGGGCGATGCCGTGGAGCCGGCGCTCCTCGCGCTCAAGGCGGCCGGCGTGCCCGTCTTCGCCATCGGCGTCGGCCGCGACACGGCCGAGCGCGATATCCAGGTGGGGCGGGTCACGGCTCCCCGGACGGTGCTGGCCGGCACGACGCTGCTCCTCGACGCGCTGGTCACGGCCCACGGCTACGCGGGGCAGTCGCTGACGGTGGACGTCCTCGACGGCAGCCGGCTCGTGGGGAGCCAGGCCTTCACCGTGGCGCCCGACGGCCAGCCGACGACCGTGCGCGTCCGCTTCACGGCCGAGGACCCGGGCCCGCGCGTGTTCACCTTCCGCGTGGCGCCCCAGCCGGGCGAGCTGCTGGCCGAGAACAACGTCCGGGACGTGCTGGTGGACGTCAGGGACGAGCGGGAGAAGATCCTCTACTTCGAGGGCGAGCCGCGCTTCGAGATGAAGTTCCTGCGCCGCGCCGTGGACGAGGACAAGCACCTGCAGCTCGTCGTCCTGCAGCGGACGGCCGACAACAAGTACATGCGCCTCGAGGTGGACGACCCCGACGAGCTCATCGGCGGCTTCCCGAAGTCGCGCGACGAGCTCTTCAAATACCGCGGGGTGGTGCTGGGCAGCATCGAAGCAGCGGCCTTCACCGGCGACCAGCTCGCCATGCTCACCGAGTTCGTGGACCGGCGCGGCGGCGGGCTCCTGATGCTGGGCGGCCCACGGTCGTTCAGCGAGGGCGGCTACGCGGGCACGGCCCTCGGCGACGCGCTGCCGGTGGAGCTCACGCGCATGACGCCCCCGGCCGAGCCCCTCGTGACCCGGATCGCCGTCCGGCCCACGCGCGCGGGCAACGGCCACGCCGTGTCGCAGATCGCGGCGACCGAGGCGGCCTCGGCCACCAGGTGGACGGAGCTGCCGGAACTGACGACCGTGAACACGGTGGACACGGTGAAGGCCGGCGCCACCACGCTGCTGTCGGCGGCCGACGGCCGGCGCGAGCGGCCCGTGCTGGCCTTCCAGCGCTTCGGGCGCGGCAAGTCCGGCGCGTTCACGCCCCAGGACTCGTGGCTCTGGCAGATGCACGCGTCCATCCCGGTGGAGGACCAGACGCACGAGATCTTCGTCAGGCAGCTGATGCGGTGGCTGGTCGACGGCGTGCCCGAGCCCGTGGAGCTCACGACGGCCGCCGACCGCGTGGACCCGGGCCAGTCCATCGCTCTCACGGCGGAGATCGCCGACCCGTCGTTCGTGGCCGTGAACGACGCGTCGGTCACGGCGACGGTGACGGCCCCGGACGGCTCGACGGCCACGGTGCCCCTCACGTGGAACGGCCAGCGCGACGGCGTCTACACGGGCACGGCGCCCACGAGCGTCGCGGGCTGGTACGAGGCGACCGTGGAGGCCACGCGCGGCGAGACCTCGCTCGGCCGCTCGACGGCCCACGTGAACGCCGGCCCCGGCGACGCCGAGTTCGCCGAGGCCACGCGGCAGATGGCGGCGCTCACGCGCCTGGCGGACGACACGGGCGGGCGGGCCTACACGCCGGAGACGGCCGAGGCGCTCGTCGAGGACATCAAGTACACGGGCCGCGGCATCACGTCGGTCGAAGAGCGCGAGCTGTGGAACGCGCCGATCGTGCTCCTCCTGCTCCTCGGCCTGCTCAGCGCCGAATGGGGGTACCGGCGTGCCGTCGGCCTGTCCTAG
- a CDS encoding DUF4159 domain-containing protein, with product MPSACPSGLSTSRRRAAGGATALAAVLAVAAAAGSAAQQTFRGEQFRRGPAAVDENVYVPYDGRFAFVRLRYRMPGLAGGFRGFRREPPWHHDYPRADRHLMRILEEITLLRPHMEESAILTLDDPELFNYPVAYMSEPGYWTLDDGEVAGLRAYLAKGGFVIFDDFRQEHWVNFEQQMRRVLPSQTLVELKVDHPIFHAFFEIDPARFVSPYGGLTPVFFGVFENDDPSRRLQVIANYNNDIGEYWEFSDTGWVPIDLSNEAYKFGVNYIVYGMTH from the coding sequence GTGCCGTCGGCCTGTCCTAGCGGCCTGTCCACGAGCCGGCGCCGCGCCGCCGGGGGCGCGACCGCGCTGGCGGCCGTCCTGGCCGTCGCGGCCGCGGCGGGTTCGGCGGCCCAGCAGACCTTCCGCGGCGAGCAGTTCCGGCGGGGCCCCGCGGCCGTGGACGAGAACGTCTACGTCCCCTACGACGGGCGCTTCGCGTTCGTGCGCCTCCGGTACCGGATGCCCGGCCTGGCCGGCGGCTTCCGCGGGTTCCGCCGCGAGCCGCCCTGGCACCACGACTACCCGCGGGCCGACCGCCACCTGATGCGGATCCTCGAGGAGATCACGCTCCTGCGCCCCCACATGGAGGAGAGCGCGATCCTGACGCTCGACGACCCGGAGCTCTTCAACTACCCCGTGGCGTACATGTCCGAGCCCGGCTACTGGACGCTGGACGACGGCGAGGTGGCGGGCCTGCGCGCCTATCTCGCCAAGGGCGGCTTCGTCATCTTCGACGACTTCCGCCAGGAGCACTGGGTCAACTTCGAGCAGCAGATGCGGCGGGTGCTGCCGTCGCAGACCCTCGTGGAACTGAAAGTCGACCACCCGATCTTCCATGCGTTCTTCGAGATCGATCCGGCGCGCTTCGTGTCACCCTACGGCGGGCTCACGCCGGTCTTCTTCGGCGTGTTCGAGAACGACGACCCGTCGCGCCGGTTACAGGTGATTGCGAACTACAACAACGACATCGGGGAGTATTGGGAGTTTTCCGACACGGGGTGGGTGCCGATCGACCTCTCGAACGAGGCCTACAAGTTCGGCGTGAACTACATCGTGTACGGTATGACGCACTAG